The following are from one region of the Streptomyces fradiae genome:
- a CDS encoding NADP-dependent succinic semialdehyde dehydrogenase has translation MGIATVNPATGETLRTYEAHGPAEVERRIDAAHEAYRQYRTTPFAERARLMRAAASLLDEDAEDIARTMTTEMGKPIVAARAEAAKCARTMRWYADHAEALLADEHPADHDVQDSGADRARVHYRPLGTVLAVMPWNFPLWQVIRFAAPALMAGNTGLLKHASNVPQTALYLGNLFHRAGFPDGCFQTLLIGAGAVEGVLRDPRIAAATLTGSEPAGRSVAAIAGDEVKKTVLELGGSDPYIVMPSADLPRAVKTAVTARVQNNGQSCIAAKRFIVHRDVYDDFAERFTAAMNSLTVGDPLDDDTDVGPLATEQGRTDLEALVDDAVNKGATVLCGGGRPPELPRGWFYRPTVLTAITPEMRVHREETFGPVATLYPVADIEEAVTVANDSPFGLSSNVWTRRDEDIAFFVRDLEAGGVFVNGMTASHPALPFGGVKRSGYGRELSGHGIREFCNVTTVWQRA, from the coding sequence ATGGGCATCGCCACCGTGAACCCGGCGACCGGCGAGACGCTGCGGACGTACGAGGCCCACGGGCCCGCCGAGGTCGAGCGCCGGATCGACGCCGCCCACGAGGCGTACCGCCAGTACCGCACCACCCCCTTCGCCGAGCGCGCCCGGCTGATGCGGGCCGCCGCGTCGCTCCTCGACGAGGACGCCGAGGACATCGCCCGCACCATGACGACCGAGATGGGCAAACCGATCGTCGCCGCCCGCGCCGAGGCCGCCAAGTGCGCCAGGACCATGCGCTGGTACGCCGACCACGCCGAGGCGCTGCTCGCCGACGAGCACCCCGCCGACCACGACGTCCAGGACTCCGGCGCCGACCGCGCCCGGGTGCACTACCGGCCGCTCGGCACCGTCCTCGCCGTCATGCCGTGGAACTTCCCGCTCTGGCAGGTCATCCGGTTCGCCGCGCCCGCGCTCATGGCCGGCAACACCGGTCTGCTCAAGCACGCCTCCAACGTGCCGCAGACCGCCCTCTACCTCGGCAACCTCTTCCACCGCGCCGGCTTCCCCGACGGCTGCTTCCAGACCCTCCTGATCGGCGCCGGCGCCGTCGAGGGCGTCCTGCGCGACCCGCGGATCGCCGCCGCGACCCTCACCGGCAGCGAGCCCGCCGGCCGCTCCGTCGCCGCCATCGCCGGCGACGAGGTCAAGAAGACCGTCCTGGAGCTCGGCGGCAGCGACCCGTACATCGTCATGCCCTCCGCCGATCTGCCCCGCGCCGTGAAGACCGCGGTCACCGCGCGCGTACAGAACAACGGGCAGTCCTGCATCGCCGCCAAGCGCTTCATCGTCCACCGGGACGTCTACGACGACTTCGCCGAGCGCTTCACCGCCGCCATGAACTCCCTCACCGTCGGCGACCCCCTCGACGACGACACCGACGTCGGCCCGCTCGCCACCGAGCAGGGCCGCACCGACCTCGAAGCCCTCGTCGACGACGCCGTGAACAAGGGCGCCACCGTCCTGTGCGGCGGCGGCCGCCCGCCCGAGCTGCCCCGCGGCTGGTTCTACCGCCCCACCGTCCTCACCGCCATCACCCCCGAGATGCGCGTCCACCGCGAGGAGACCTTCGGCCCGGTCGCCACCCTCTACCCGGTCGCCGACATCGAGGAGGCAGTCACCGTCGCCAACGACTCTCCCTTCGGGCTGAGTTCCAACGTCTGGACCCGCCGGGACGAGGACATCGCCTTCTTCGTACGGGACCTGGAGGCGGGCGGCGTCTTCGTCAACGGCATGACCGCCTCCCACCCCGCCCTGCCCTTCGGCGGCGTCAAGCGCTCGGGCTACGGGCGGGAGCTCTCCGGCCACGGCATCCGCGAGTTCTGCAACGTCACCACGGTCTGGCAGCGCGCCTGA
- a CDS encoding ThuA domain-containing protein, whose translation MPRSTATDVLVYARTAGYRHDSIPAGAAALAELATAAGLAPETTEDPAAFAPGRLARCAAVVLLSTTGTVLTDAGRAAFEAYVRGGGGLLVVHAAANAEPDWPFYGELLGTRFTGHPPLQPGTVLVEDPAHPATAPLPERWDRTDEWYEYSSHPRDAGVHVLAGADETTYEGGTLGADHPLVWCREAAPGHGRILFTALGHATEAYADPVFRAHLDGALRWVAGR comes from the coding sequence GTGCCCCGCAGCACCGCCACGGACGTCCTCGTCTACGCCCGTACCGCCGGCTACCGCCACGACTCCATCCCCGCCGGCGCCGCCGCGCTCGCCGAACTCGCCACCGCCGCCGGCCTCGCCCCCGAGACCACCGAGGACCCCGCCGCCTTCGCCCCCGGCCGGCTCGCCCGCTGTGCCGCCGTCGTGCTGCTCTCCACCACCGGCACCGTCCTCACCGACGCGGGCCGGGCCGCCTTCGAGGCGTACGTACGGGGCGGGGGCGGGCTCCTCGTCGTGCACGCCGCCGCCAACGCCGAACCCGACTGGCCGTTCTACGGCGAACTCCTCGGCACCCGCTTCACCGGCCACCCGCCGCTCCAGCCCGGCACCGTCCTCGTCGAGGACCCCGCCCACCCGGCGACCGCCCCGCTGCCGGAGCGCTGGGACCGCACCGACGAGTGGTACGAGTACAGCAGCCACCCGCGGGACGCGGGCGTCCACGTCCTTGCCGGCGCCGACGAGACCACTTACGAGGGCGGTACCCTCGGCGCCGACCACCCCCTGGTGTGGTGCCGCGAGGCGGCGCCCGGCCACGGACGGATCCTCTTCACCGCGCTCGGCCACGCCACCGAGGCGTACGCGGACCCCGTCTTCCGTGCCCACCTCGACGGCGCCCTGCGCTGGGTCGCAGGCCGCTGA
- a CDS encoding DUF3626 domain-containing protein — protein sequence MDLLPRPRRALAHVSALATGAVAAPAPRVTLNFHPTFLDRLAEDGVYRSQFVTGTSNGGLTAHPGGDRWRWESRIFGGAYDAAPAHERPVYGALDHRGRPYGAAPRFGSAHLRLTAGTLARTTFCYPDSVLEPTDFGVAERTAALIALALADDQDALDDYVEAQVHGPVELGRDVEALVLDPSFRGTEVEAAARALPCPVEWHGGFRLTVDELRRHPGYRGPEFVELGAAIAEDGRLDPRIVQSAAESGRHDRQAVKRVWHLLARFGAPETEEATR from the coding sequence ATGGACCTCCTGCCCCGGCCGCGCCGCGCCCTCGCCCATGTCTCCGCCCTGGCCACCGGCGCCGTGGCCGCGCCCGCGCCGCGCGTGACGCTCAACTTCCACCCCACCTTCCTCGACCGGCTGGCCGAGGACGGCGTGTACCGCTCCCAGTTCGTCACCGGCACCAGCAACGGCGGGCTGACCGCGCACCCCGGCGGGGACCGGTGGCGGTGGGAGAGCCGGATCTTCGGCGGCGCGTACGACGCCGCCCCGGCGCACGAGCGCCCCGTGTACGGCGCGCTCGACCACCGGGGCCGCCCCTACGGAGCCGCGCCGCGCTTCGGCTCGGCGCATCTGCGGCTGACCGCCGGCACGCTGGCCCGCACCACCTTCTGCTACCCGGACAGCGTCCTCGAACCGACGGACTTCGGCGTCGCCGAGCGCACGGCCGCCCTGATCGCGCTGGCCCTCGCCGACGACCAGGACGCGCTCGACGACTACGTCGAGGCCCAGGTGCACGGCCCGGTCGAGCTCGGCCGGGACGTGGAGGCCCTTGTCCTCGACCCGTCCTTCCGCGGTACGGAGGTGGAGGCCGCCGCCCGCGCGCTGCCGTGCCCGGTGGAGTGGCACGGCGGCTTCCGGCTGACGGTCGACGAACTGCGCCGGCACCCCGGCTACCGCGGCCCCGAGTTCGTCGAACTGGGCGCCGCGATCGCCGAGGACGGCCGGCTCGACCCGCGCATCGTCCAGTCGGCCGCCGAGTCGGGCCGGCACGACCGGCAGGCGGTGAAGCGGGTCTGGCACCTGCTCGCCCGGTTCGGGGCGCCGGAGACCGAGGAGGCGACCCGCTAG
- a CDS encoding RNA polymerase sigma factor: MSRAAYSWPDERLIRAAQDGDVGSLTTVVRESQPHVRKFARTLCASPQDAEDAAQEALIVLYRKIGTLRATGALASWMFRIVRHECLRQVRQLARRGELPPSEPEECAEPSAEEAALQALEVERIAAAIGALPEDLRRVLILRDLQGLPGKTVARALGLTTPAMKSRLHRARTTLRGSLAPPREAHPASHREALREGGRRP; this comes from the coding sequence ATGAGCAGAGCGGCCTACAGCTGGCCCGACGAGCGCCTGATCAGGGCCGCCCAGGACGGCGACGTCGGTTCGCTCACCACGGTCGTCAGGGAATCGCAGCCGCACGTACGGAAGTTCGCCCGGACGCTCTGCGCCTCGCCGCAGGACGCGGAGGACGCGGCGCAGGAGGCGCTGATCGTCCTCTACCGGAAGATCGGCACCCTGCGGGCCACGGGCGCGCTCGCCTCCTGGATGTTCCGGATCGTGCGGCACGAATGCCTCCGGCAGGTGCGGCAGCTCGCCCGGCGCGGCGAGCTGCCGCCGTCCGAACCGGAGGAGTGCGCCGAGCCGTCGGCCGAGGAGGCGGCGCTGCAGGCCCTTGAGGTGGAGCGGATCGCGGCCGCGATCGGCGCCCTGCCCGAGGACCTGCGGCGGGTCCTGATCCTGCGCGACCTCCAGGGTCTGCCGGGCAAGACCGTCGCCCGCGCCCTCGGCCTGACCACCCCGGCCATGAAGTCCCGGCTGCACCGGGCCCGTACGACCCTGCGCGGCTCCCTCGCCCCGCCCCGTGAAGCACACCCTGCATCACACCGTGAAGCGCTCCGTGAAGGAGGACGACGCCCGTGA
- a CDS encoding TetR/AcrR family transcriptional regulator, whose product MPKGVTKRRPRTRAALLRAALETFAEHGFHATSIEQICERAGFTRGAYYSNFASKEELFLALFDEHGERIVRRLAEEIDTLAPEDYTLEQLAELASRVEPDERDWYLVSMEFTLHAIRDPQAARALARHDARLRAELARGIELVVRRSGRELTVDTDRFARLVVALREGGLAQSYVEPDALPPGTLERDFLAPLLAALTRPEGGAARDGA is encoded by the coding sequence GTGCCGAAAGGTGTCACCAAGCGCCGGCCGCGCACCCGCGCGGCCCTGTTGCGGGCGGCCCTGGAGACCTTCGCCGAGCACGGCTTCCACGCGACGTCCATCGAGCAGATCTGTGAGCGTGCCGGCTTCACGCGCGGCGCCTACTACTCGAACTTCGCCAGCAAGGAAGAGCTCTTCCTCGCCCTCTTCGACGAGCACGGCGAACGGATCGTGCGCCGCCTCGCCGAAGAGATCGACACGCTCGCGCCCGAGGACTACACCCTGGAACAGCTCGCCGAACTCGCCTCGCGGGTCGAGCCGGACGAACGCGACTGGTACCTGGTGAGCATGGAATTCACCCTGCACGCCATCCGCGACCCGCAGGCCGCCCGGGCGCTCGCCCGGCACGACGCCCGGCTGCGCGCCGAACTCGCCCGTGGCATCGAGCTCGTCGTACGCCGCTCGGGACGCGAACTCACCGTGGACACCGACCGGTTCGCCCGGCTCGTGGTCGCCCTGCGCGAGGGCGGCCTCGCGCAGAGCTATGTCGAACCCGACGCCCTGCCGCCCGGCACCCTCGAACGGGACTTCCTGGCCCCGCTCCTCGCAGCCCTCACCCGGCCGGAGGGCGGCGCCGCGCGGGACGGCGCCTGA
- a CDS encoding FHA domain-containing protein, which produces MGQRPVAPAAPELVLEIDGDATVMNPGRVYRIGRDPTSDFVLADARTSWHHAVLRAVGDHWTLEDEGSTNGTFADDRRVALSAVGPGTVIRFGHPADGPRARLLPAAHPAPEPPPPAAPPPAPPPPAPVPEPAPVPVSEPALPPVPPEEHRPDVPAAAPPRPSSVSYPALTGTFRQPTSVRPLPTRSIRIGRAPDNDLVVDDLTVSRRHAELRAAPDGTYWIQDLGSHNGTFLNGRRVAEARVTAEDIVGIGHCAFCLIGGNLVEFTDTGEVSLDVQELAVTVDHGRKTLLDGVSFPVGQKCLLAVVGPSGAGKSTLLGALTGQRPADRGTVLYDGRDLYRDYAELRQRIGLVPQDDILHLQLTVRRALAYAAELRFPEDTAPAERRARVDEVIRELGLEERAEQPIHSLSGGQRKRVSVALELLTKPSLLFLDEPTSGLDPGMDRSVMHMLRGLADDGRTVVVVTHSVLSLDVCDRLLVLAPGGRVAYYGPPGDTLDFFGFAQWPEAFEAFENDRERDWAGRFRSSRFHRQYIEDPSVRPPAPGPGAGGGEPRTPEPPPKAQSWGAQLRTLVRRYAAALSADRTFLAIMVALPFVMGAMARALSEGSLNPESTLNVLLILCVGGVLTGAANAVRELVKERTIYRRERAVGLSRSAYLMSKVVVLGTITVVQAVVLTLVALIGVPLNVPGGKGVLMPPLVEITLAVALLAFTAMMLGLFVSALVRKEEVTMPLLVLLAIVQVVFCGALLNVRGTPVLEQLAWLVPSRWAFAAMGATIDIGKTVPGEKTADPLMAHTVGAWLFDMGMLVVLCVVLGVVVSRLLRRHEPVVMRR; this is translated from the coding sequence ATGGGACAGCGGCCCGTCGCACCCGCGGCACCCGAGCTGGTCCTCGAGATCGACGGGGACGCGACCGTGATGAACCCGGGCCGCGTCTATCGCATCGGGCGCGACCCCACCAGTGACTTCGTCCTCGCCGACGCCCGGACGTCCTGGCACCACGCGGTGCTGCGGGCGGTGGGCGACCACTGGACCCTGGAGGACGAGGGCAGCACCAACGGCACCTTCGCCGACGACCGCCGGGTGGCGCTGAGCGCCGTCGGCCCGGGCACGGTCATCCGCTTCGGGCACCCGGCCGACGGCCCCCGCGCGCGGCTGCTCCCCGCCGCTCACCCGGCGCCCGAGCCGCCGCCCCCGGCCGCGCCGCCCCCGGCGCCCCCGCCGCCCGCACCCGTGCCGGAGCCCGCGCCCGTACCCGTATCCGAGCCCGCTCTCCCACCCGTACCGCCCGAGGAGCACCGGCCCGACGTGCCGGCCGCGGCTCCCCCGCGTCCGTCCTCCGTCTCGTACCCCGCCCTGACCGGCACCTTCCGGCAGCCGACGTCCGTACGTCCGCTCCCCACCCGCAGCATCCGGATCGGCCGGGCGCCCGACAACGACCTGGTGGTGGACGATCTGACGGTCTCCCGCCGGCATGCCGAGCTGCGGGCGGCGCCGGACGGCACGTACTGGATCCAGGACCTCGGCAGTCACAACGGCACCTTCCTGAACGGGCGCCGCGTGGCGGAGGCCCGGGTGACGGCGGAGGACATCGTCGGGATCGGGCACTGCGCGTTCTGTCTGATCGGCGGGAACCTGGTCGAGTTCACCGACACCGGCGAGGTCTCGCTGGACGTGCAGGAGCTGGCGGTGACCGTCGACCACGGCCGGAAGACCCTGCTCGACGGCGTGTCGTTCCCGGTGGGGCAGAAGTGCCTGCTCGCCGTCGTCGGCCCGTCCGGGGCGGGCAAGTCGACCCTGCTCGGCGCGCTGACCGGGCAGCGGCCGGCCGACCGGGGCACCGTGCTCTACGACGGCCGCGACCTCTACCGGGACTACGCCGAGCTGCGCCAGCGCATCGGCCTGGTCCCGCAGGACGACATCCTGCACCTCCAGCTCACCGTCCGGCGCGCCCTCGCGTACGCCGCCGAGCTGCGCTTCCCCGAGGACACCGCGCCCGCCGAGCGGCGCGCCCGGGTCGACGAGGTGATCCGCGAACTGGGTCTGGAGGAGCGGGCCGAGCAGCCGATCCACAGTCTGTCCGGCGGCCAGCGCAAGCGGGTGAGCGTGGCGCTCGAACTGCTCACCAAGCCCTCCTTGCTCTTCCTCGACGAGCCGACCTCCGGGCTGGACCCGGGCATGGACCGCTCGGTGATGCACATGCTGCGCGGGCTCGCGGACGACGGGCGGACGGTCGTGGTCGTCACCCACAGCGTGCTCAGCCTGGATGTCTGCGACCGGCTGCTCGTGCTCGCGCCGGGCGGGCGGGTCGCCTACTACGGCCCGCCCGGCGACACCCTGGACTTCTTCGGGTTCGCGCAGTGGCCGGAGGCCTTCGAGGCCTTCGAGAACGACCGCGAGCGCGACTGGGCGGGCCGCTTCCGGTCCTCGCGCTTCCACCGGCAGTACATCGAGGACCCCTCGGTCCGGCCGCCCGCACCGGGCCCGGGTGCCGGAGGCGGGGAGCCGCGGACGCCGGAGCCGCCGCCGAAGGCGCAGAGCTGGGGCGCCCAGCTCCGTACCCTCGTCCGGCGGTACGCGGCGGCGCTCTCCGCCGACCGCACCTTCCTGGCCATCATGGTGGCGCTGCCGTTCGTCATGGGCGCGATGGCGCGGGCCCTCTCGGAGGGCAGCCTCAACCCCGAGTCGACGCTGAACGTGCTGCTCATCCTGTGCGTCGGCGGCGTCCTGACGGGCGCGGCGAACGCGGTGCGCGAGCTGGTCAAGGAGCGGACGATCTACCGCCGCGAGAGAGCCGTCGGCCTGTCGCGCTCCGCGTATCTGATGTCCAAGGTCGTTGTCCTCGGCACGATCACCGTCGTGCAGGCGGTGGTGCTGACCCTGGTGGCGCTGATCGGGGTGCCGCTGAACGTGCCGGGCGGCAAGGGCGTGCTGATGCCCCCGCTCGTCGAGATCACCCTGGCCGTGGCACTGCTGGCGTTCACGGCCATGATGCTCGGCCTGTTCGTCTCCGCCCTGGTGCGCAAGGAGGAGGTGACGATGCCGCTGCTCGTCCTCCTCGCCATCGTGCAGGTGGTGTTCTGCGGCGCGCTACTGAACGTGCGCGGTACGCCGGTCCTGGAGCAGCTGGCCTGGCTGGTGCCGTCGCGGTGGGCGTTCGCGGCGATGGGCGCGACGATCGACATCGGCAAGACGGTGCCGGGCGAGAAGACGGCCGATCCGCTGATGGCCCACACGGTGGGCGCGTGGCTCTTCGACATGGGCATGCTGGTGGTGCTGTGTGTCGTCCTCGGTGTCGTGGTGTCGCGGCTGCTGCGCCGGCACGAGCCGGTCGTGATGCGCCGGTAG
- a CDS encoding serine/threonine-protein kinase, whose amino-acid sequence MAQEHRDTAPGTEAHPATHPGLPAAGRDSGLLGKRIAGYLVEEEIGRGGMAVVYRAFDVRLERTVALKLLAPELARNDTFRKRFAHESRVAAAIDHPHIVPVFEAGETEGVLYIAMRYVPGQDLRALLDREGPLEPVAAGRIAAQVASALDAAHAHDLVHRDVKPGNILVAEGTDRDHPEHVYLTDFGLTKKSLSLTGFTTVGQFVGTLDYVAPEQISGKPVDGRCDVYSLGCVVFETLTGVPPFRRDDDMALLWAHQYDPPPPLSEERKGLPEAADGIFARALAKAPEERYGTCLEFVAELRAALERGERTRSPYRGGSEERPVSPPPEPPEWARPVFKSLGA is encoded by the coding sequence ATGGCGCAGGAGCACCGCGATACGGCCCCCGGCACCGAGGCGCATCCCGCCACCCATCCCGGCCTGCCGGCCGCCGGCCGGGACTCGGGGCTGCTCGGCAAGCGGATCGCGGGCTATCTGGTGGAGGAGGAGATCGGGCGCGGCGGCATGGCCGTGGTGTACCGGGCCTTCGACGTACGCCTTGAGCGCACGGTGGCGCTGAAGCTGCTCGCCCCGGAGCTGGCCCGCAACGACACCTTCCGCAAGCGCTTCGCGCACGAGTCGCGGGTCGCCGCGGCGATCGACCATCCGCATATCGTGCCGGTCTTCGAGGCGGGCGAGACGGAGGGGGTGCTGTACATCGCGATGCGCTACGTGCCCGGCCAGGACCTGCGGGCCCTGCTCGACCGGGAGGGCCCCCTGGAGCCGGTGGCGGCGGGCCGGATCGCCGCGCAGGTGGCCTCGGCGCTCGACGCGGCGCACGCTCACGACCTGGTGCACCGGGACGTGAAGCCGGGCAACATCCTGGTGGCCGAGGGCACCGACCGCGACCATCCGGAGCACGTCTATCTGACCGACTTCGGCCTGACGAAGAAGTCCCTGTCCCTGACGGGGTTCACCACCGTCGGGCAGTTCGTGGGCACGCTCGACTACGTGGCCCCGGAACAGATCTCGGGCAAGCCGGTGGACGGCCGCTGCGACGTCTACAGCCTGGGCTGTGTGGTCTTCGAGACCCTGACCGGGGTGCCGCCGTTCCGCAGGGACGACGACATGGCCCTGCTGTGGGCCCACCAGTACGACCCGCCGCCGCCGCTCTCGGAGGAGCGGAAGGGCCTGCCGGAGGCGGCGGACGGGATCTTCGCCCGCGCCCTTGCGAAGGCCCCCGAGGAGCGGTACGGCACCTGTCTGGAGTTCGTCGCGGAACTGCGGGCGGCCCTGGAGCGCGGCGAGCGCACGCGGAGCCCGTACCGGGGCGGCAGCGAGGAACGCCCGGTGAGCCCGCCACCGGAGCCGCCGGAGTGGGCGCGGCCGGTGTTCAAGTCCCTGGGGGCGTAG
- a CDS encoding streptophobe family protein, translating into MSNRLPTPPRQAAPSDATGQLARGALWALAAVVAGVLAMGVTAGLGLWAAGAADLPGGTGAFVAVLAAVVVMAAGGQVALSGDAGDLAGTQAELTAMPLSVTLVGALVTGAVFLRPLRHHAVAPARALLALAVPTVLLWLAALGGLSALARHDFPISLSGGTTEDTGDLGDLGDLFKDLLDAANPKVGFTTDVGPTLFYGLLWILGVLVVALLVSRSSPLPTRYVRRHQAIRPAASAVLLLLLAYVGVALVIGLVVAATKGHTAETFAVLLLGLPNIAWLALGVGIGGAWDGRAEGPFGLPMPQILDSVLRGGDGGKDLSTVDLGSLASYDARAWWLLPVAAVLILGAAFVMAVRSPAGVKPWQHGLHLGVAFGLAVLVVMPLTLVEARFGLSILGIGDLGALGAEVILRPHIWAMFGLAVLWGMVAGIIGGFLATRVRRHGEVPVTKATEESTED; encoded by the coding sequence GTGAGTAATCGGCTCCCCACCCCACCCCGCCAGGCCGCGCCCTCCGACGCCACCGGTCAGCTGGCCCGTGGCGCCCTGTGGGCCCTCGCGGCCGTCGTCGCGGGCGTCCTCGCGATGGGCGTCACCGCCGGCCTCGGCCTGTGGGCCGCCGGCGCGGCCGATCTGCCCGGCGGCACCGGCGCGTTCGTCGCCGTCCTCGCCGCCGTCGTGGTCATGGCGGCGGGCGGGCAGGTCGCCCTCTCCGGCGACGCCGGCGACCTCGCCGGCACCCAGGCCGAACTCACCGCCATGCCGCTCTCCGTCACCCTGGTGGGCGCACTCGTCACCGGCGCCGTGTTCCTGCGCCCGCTGCGCCACCACGCCGTCGCCCCCGCCCGCGCGCTCCTCGCCCTCGCCGTCCCCACCGTCCTGCTCTGGCTGGCCGCGCTCGGCGGGCTCTCCGCCCTCGCCCGGCACGACTTCCCGATCAGCCTCAGCGGCGGCACCACGGAGGACACCGGGGACCTCGGCGACCTCGGAGACCTCTTCAAGGACCTCCTGGACGCCGCCAACCCCAAGGTGGGCTTCACCACCGACGTCGGCCCCACCCTCTTCTACGGCCTCCTCTGGATCCTCGGCGTCCTCGTCGTCGCCCTCCTGGTCTCCCGCAGCTCCCCGCTGCCCACCCGCTACGTCCGCCGCCACCAGGCCATCCGCCCCGCCGCCTCCGCCGTGCTGCTCCTGCTCCTCGCCTACGTGGGCGTCGCCCTCGTCATCGGCCTGGTCGTCGCCGCCACCAAGGGGCACACCGCCGAGACCTTCGCCGTGCTCCTCCTCGGCCTGCCCAACATCGCCTGGCTGGCCCTCGGCGTCGGCATCGGCGGAGCCTGGGACGGCCGCGCCGAAGGCCCCTTCGGCCTGCCCATGCCGCAGATCCTCGACTCCGTCCTGCGCGGCGGCGACGGCGGCAAGGACCTGTCCACCGTCGACCTCGGCTCCCTCGCCTCCTACGACGCCCGCGCCTGGTGGCTGCTTCCGGTCGCCGCCGTCCTGATCCTCGGCGCCGCCTTCGTCATGGCCGTCCGCTCCCCGGCCGGCGTCAAGCCCTGGCAGCACGGCCTCCACCTCGGCGTCGCCTTCGGCCTCGCCGTCCTGGTGGTCATGCCGCTCACCCTCGTCGAAGCCCGCTTCGGCCTGTCGATCCTCGGCATCGGCGACCTGGGCGCCCTCGGCGCCGAGGTGATCCTGCGCCCCCACATCTGGGCGATGTTCGGCCTCGCCGTGCTGTGGGGCATGGTCGCGGGCATCATCGGCGGCTTCCTGGCCACCCGGGTGCGGCGGCACGGCGAAGTGCCGGTCACCAAGGCCACCGAGGAATCCACCGAGGACTGA
- a CDS encoding DUF6777 domain-containing protein, translating to MTSHPPSGQPSVPPTGPPSGPLSGPSTRPGQTAPPTPPPPTPPPGGGGGGGGGGGSGGGDSGGTGGGAPSGGGGGGPWYRSIPKVASLTAVVVAAVALVVVLTQSGGDKSNQGGGAGGGEVFLQNTSASGPDPFTRSTARTGGATVSPPALPSETGGDPNATRSVTGSTPGLYGGTHRTAACDVEQQIRFLGEEPAKNAAFASVVGVSANEVPGFLRSLTSVQLRVDTRVTNHGFSGGKAAPFQSVLQAGTAVLVDDHGVPRVRCACGNPLTPPVAQKSPKPVGQAWSGYRANNVVYVQPSVTVINVFVIYDPNTDRWIARKPGDSGKHDHHTTPPPQPTPTPSKSPSTSTSPSSPVPCVTVTGTQTPTPSGGVTPSPCPSTLTPTSPTPSTSTPTPSTSPPSSPATPSSPTESTASESTPATDLTSDGATTDGGTTDGSASASASLSPSVSSSAPPAPGAPGRQPLI from the coding sequence GTGACTTCCCACCCGCCGTCCGGCCAGCCTTCGGTACCTCCCACCGGCCCGCCCTCGGGGCCCCTCTCGGGCCCCTCGACGCGCCCCGGCCAGACCGCTCCCCCGACACCGCCTCCGCCCACGCCTCCGCCGGGCGGCGGTGGCGGCGGAGGTGGCGGGGGCGGCTCCGGCGGCGGTGATTCCGGCGGTACGGGCGGGGGCGCGCCGAGCGGCGGGGGCGGCGGCGGTCCGTGGTACCGCTCCATCCCCAAGGTCGCCTCGCTGACGGCCGTCGTGGTGGCGGCCGTGGCCCTGGTCGTCGTCCTCACGCAGAGCGGCGGCGACAAGTCGAACCAGGGCGGCGGTGCGGGCGGCGGCGAGGTGTTCCTGCAGAACACCTCGGCGAGCGGCCCCGATCCCTTCACCCGCTCCACCGCCCGCACGGGCGGCGCCACCGTCTCGCCGCCCGCGCTACCCAGCGAGACCGGCGGGGACCCCAACGCGACGCGCAGCGTGACCGGTTCGACCCCGGGCCTGTACGGCGGCACGCACCGCACCGCGGCCTGCGACGTGGAGCAGCAGATCCGCTTCCTCGGCGAGGAGCCCGCCAAGAACGCGGCCTTCGCCTCTGTCGTCGGCGTCTCCGCCAACGAAGTCCCGGGCTTCCTGCGCTCCCTGACGTCGGTTCAGCTCCGGGTGGACACCCGGGTCACCAACCACGGCTTCAGCGGCGGCAAGGCGGCCCCGTTCCAGTCGGTGCTGCAGGCGGGCACCGCGGTCCTGGTGGACGACCACGGGGTGCCGCGGGTGCGCTGCGCGTGCGGAAACCCGCTGACCCCGCCGGTGGCGCAGAAGTCGCCGAAGCCGGTCGGCCAGGCCTGGTCGGGCTACCGCGCGAACAATGTCGTGTACGTGCAGCCCTCGGTGACCGTGATCAACGTCTTCGTGATCTACGACCCGAACACCGACCGCTGGATCGCCCGCAAGCCGGGCGACTCGGGCAAGCACGACCACCACACCACTCCCCCGCCGCAGCCCACGCCGACCCCGTCGAAGTCTCCCTCGACGTCGACCTCGCCGTCGTCGCCGGTGCCGTGCGTGACGGTGACGGGTACGCAGACGCCGACGCCGAGCGGTGGCGTCACGCCCTCGCCGTGCCCGTCGACGCTCACCCCGACCTCGCCGACCCCGTCCACGTCGACGCCGACCCCCTCGACCTCGCCCCCCTCGTCGCCGGCGACGCCTTCGTCGCCCACGGAGTCGACGGCCTCGGAGTCGACCCCGGCCACCGACCTGACCTCGGACGGCGCCACCACCGACGGCGGCACGACCGACGGCTCCGCGAGCGCCTCGGCGAGCCTGTCGCCGAGTGTGTCCTCCTCCGCGCCGCCGGCGCCGGGCGCACCCGGCCGTCAGCCGCTGATCTGA